The following coding sequences lie in one Arabidopsis thaliana chromosome 3, partial sequence genomic window:
- the FKBP15-1 gene encoding FK506-binding protein 15 kD-1 (FK506-binding protein 15 kD-1 (FKBP15-1); FUNCTIONS IN: FK506 binding, peptidyl-prolyl cis-trans isomerase activity; INVOLVED IN: protein folding; LOCATED IN: endomembrane system; EXPRESSED IN: 22 plant structures; EXPRESSED DURING: 13 growth stages; CONTAINS InterPro DOMAIN/s: Peptidyl-prolyl cis-trans isomerase, FKBP-type (InterPro:IPR001179); BEST Arabidopsis thaliana protein match is: FK506- and rapamycin-binding protein 15 kD-2 (TAIR:AT5G48580.1); Has 11255 Blast hits to 10633 proteins in 1849 species: Archae - 158; Bacteria - 6135; Metazoa - 1894; Fungi - 499; Plants - 818; Viruses - 0; Other Eukaryotes - 1751 (source: NCBI BLink).) has protein sequence MMSSASAMKAVGFLLLLTILTLAYAKKSGDVTELQIGVKYKPQKCDLQAHKGDKIKVHYRGKLTDGTVFDSSFERGDPIEFELGTGQVIPGWDQGLLGACVGEKRKLKIPSKLGYGDNGSPPKIPGGATLIFDTELVAVNGEPSSEAKSKNEL, from the exons ATGATGAGCTCTGCATCCGCCATGAAAGCTGTTGGATTTTTGCTTCTGCTTACCATTCTAACATTAG CTTATGCGAAGAAGTCAGGTGATGTGACAGAGTTGCAGATTGGTGTTAAG TACAAGCCTCAGAAATGTGATCTCCAGGCTCACAAAGGGGATAAGATCAAGGTTCACTATCGG GGAAAGTTAACTGATGGAACTGTCTTTGATTCAAGTTTTGAGAGAGGTGACCCTATTGAGTTTGAGCTTGGAACTGGTCAAGTCATCCCAG GATGGGACCAGGGTTTATTGGGAGCTTGTGTAGGTGAGAAGAGAAAGTTGAAAATCCCATCCAAGCTTGGTTATGGTGATAACGGCTCACCACCAAAAATCCCGG GTGGGGCGACACTGATATTCGACACCGAGCTTGTTGCTGTGAACGGAGAACCATCCAGCGAAGCGAAATCAAAGAATGAGCTTTGA
- a CDS encoding Tetratricopeptide repeat (TPR)-like superfamily protein (Tetratricopeptide repeat (TPR)-like superfamily protein; FUNCTIONS IN: molecular_function unknown; INVOLVED IN: biological_process unknown; LOCATED IN: chloroplast; EXPRESSED IN: 19 plant structures; EXPRESSED DURING: 13 growth stages; CONTAINS InterPro DOMAIN/s: Pentatricopeptide repeat (InterPro:IPR002885); BEST Arabidopsis thaliana protein match is: Tetratricopeptide repeat (TPR)-like superfamily protein (TAIR:AT2G27800.1); Has 30201 Blast hits to 17322 proteins in 780 species: Archae - 12; Bacteria - 1396; Metazoa - 17338; Fungi - 3422; Plants - 5037; Viruses - 0; Other Eukaryotes - 2996 (source: NCBI BLink).) — MSATLRRLILLTSTNRSRNLSPPFLSTAVNHLSLSFSSVSSSPESHTSPSRIRTRTPLETQFETWIQNLKPGFTNSDVVIALRAQSDPDLALDIFRWTAQQRGYKHNHEAYHTMIKQAITGKRNNFVETLIEEVIAGACEMSVPLYNCIIRFCCGRKFLFNRAFDVYNKMLRSDDSKPDLETYTLLLSSLLKRFNKLNVCYVYLHAVRSLTKQMKSNGVIPDTFVLNMIIKAYAKCLEVDEAIRVFKEMALYGSEPNAYTYSYLVKGVCEKGRVGQGLGFYKEMQVKGMVPNGSCYMVLICSLSMERRLDEAVEVVYDMLANSLSPDMLTYNTVLTELCRGGRGSEALEMVEEWKKRDPVMGERNYRTLMDEVYFLNKG, encoded by the coding sequence ATGTCGGCGACACTCCGACGCCTCATTCTTCTCACCTCCACAAATCGCTCCCGTAATCTATCTCCGCCGTTTCTTTCCACCGCCGTGAACCACCTATCTCTATCATTCTCTTCCGTCTCATCTTCACCGGAATCACACACTTCCCCTTCCCGGATCCGAACCCGAACACCACTCGAAACTCAATTCGAAACATGGATTCAGAATCTAAAACCAGGATTCACAAACTCCGACGTTGTGATAGCGTTACGAGCTCAATCCGATCCAGATCTAGCTCTCGACATATTCCGATGGACAGCTCAACAACGAGGCTACAAACACAATCACGAAGCTTACCACACTATGATCAAACAAGCAATCACCGGAAAACGAAACAACTTCGTCGAAACGTTAATCGAAGAAGTAATCGCCGGAGCTTGTGAAATGAGTGTTCCTCTCTACAATTGCATCATCAGATTCTGTTGTGGTCGTAAGTTTCTCTTCAATAGAGCTTTCGATGTTTATAACAAAATGCTTCGATCAGATGATTCAAAGCCTGACCTTGAAACTTATACTTTGCTACTAAGTTCATTGCTTAAGAGATTCAACAAATTGAATGTGTGTTATGTGTATCTACACGCCGTTAGATCGTTAACGAAGCAGATGAAATCGAATGGTGTGATTCCGGATACGTTTGTGTTGAATATGATTATCAAAGCTTATGCAAAGTGTCTTGAGGTTGATGAAGCTATAAGAGTGTTTAAAGAGATGGCTTTATATGGCTCTGAGCCTAATGCTTATACTTATAGTTACTTAGTTAAAGGGGTTTGTGAGAAAGGTAGAGTTGGacagggtttagggttttataaGGAGATGCAAGTCAAAGGAATGGTTCCGAATGGGAGTTGttatatggttttgatttgtagTTTGTCTATGGAGAGGAGATTGGATGAAGCTGTTGAGGTTGTGTATGATATGTTGGCGAATTCGTTGTCTCCGGATATGTTGACGTATAATACGGTGTTGACGGAGTTGTGTAGGGGAGGTAGAGGGAGTGAAGCTCTTGAGATGGTTGAGGAATGGAAGAAACGGGATCCGGTGATGGGTGAAAGGAATTACAGAACGTTGATGGATGaggtttattttttgaataaggGATGA
- a CDS encoding uncharacterized protein (unknown protein; Has 30201 Blast hits to 17322 proteins in 780 species: Archae - 12; Bacteria - 1396; Metazoa - 17338; Fungi - 3422; Plants - 5037; Viruses - 0; Other Eukaryotes - 2996 (source: NCBI BLink).): MYNLPIVYGAPLSVPRWIGFWAFKSNLVNIDRPN, encoded by the coding sequence ATGTACAATCTTCCAATTGTTTACGGTGCCCCTCTCTCAGTCCCACGTTGGATCGGTTTTTGGGCTTTTAAGTCTAATTTAGTGAATATTGACCGACCCAATTga
- a CDS encoding uncharacterized protein (unknown protein; BEST Arabidopsis thaliana protein match is: Protein of unknown function (DUF295) (TAIR:AT5G54320.1); Has 64 Blast hits to 64 proteins in 2 species: Archae - 0; Bacteria - 0; Metazoa - 0; Fungi - 0; Plants - 64; Viruses - 0; Other Eukaryotes - 0 (source: NCBI BLink).), which translates to MATLGTSGVSHPPDEAKVTEDKCEIMWSAYPCVAASFIHDGMLSFFDDTCTWETRTVLWLSSFWDLNSAFSDLLKATLRGGPTPHHRILGSPQTQAKESEVAAPKPTKTQRELLESCLTSVFLLESQPTNETFLVKWYKKTSRKIMKTKGVMVFKLDHKGNAIYTQDI; encoded by the exons atggCGACACTTGGGACTTCTGGAGTTTCACATCCACCTGACGAAGCAAAG GTTACTGAGGATAAATGTGAAATAATGTGGTCAGCTTACCCCTGCGTGGCAGCTAGTTTCATTCACGACGGAATGTTATCTTTCTTTGATGATACATGTACATGGGA GACGAGGACTGTGTTGTGGCTGTCAAGTTTTTGGGACCTCAACTCAGCTTTTTCAGACCTGCTTAAAGCAACTTTGAGGGGTGGACCAAC GCCACATCATCGGATCTTGGGATCTCCACAGACACAAGCAAAAGAATCAGAGGTTGCGGCTCCAAAACCGACCAAGACCCAACGCGAGCTTCTGGAATCTTGCTTGACGAGCGTATTCTTGCTGGAGTCACAACCAACCAATGAAACCTTCTTGGTTAAGTGGTACAAGAAGACCTCTCGAAAgatcatgaaaacaaaaggtgTAATGGTGTTCAAGCTAGACCATAAAGGAAACGCTATTTACACTCAAGACATTTGA